The genomic stretch GATGTCGCGCAGCGCCCGCACCTGGGCCTGGCCCGCCGGGTCCTCGGCCAGGAGTCCGATCTGGGTCGAGTCGACGCCCGTGTCGGTGATGCGCAGCGCACGGCCGGGCGGCATGTTCTTGGGGACCTCGCGGGCCTGGAGGCCTGCCGTGGAGTAGTCGTTGGGGTCGGCGAAGCGCAGCACCATGCGGTCACGGAAGGCGGAGGAGACATGGCCGCTGAGACCGCTGCGGTCCGCTGTCATGACAACCTTCAGGCCGACCGCCGAACCTTCACGGAAGATTCGCTGGGCCGCGTCCAGCAACTGCCCGTAGTTGTAGCTCTCGAACGTCGACGAGAAGCCCTCCCAGCTGTCCAGGAGGAGCACCATCCACGGCAGTCTGTCCTCCGGTGCCGCCGTCGCCCGCTGCTCGGCCGCGCTCGACGCGCCCTCCATGGCGAGGAGTTGCTGCCGACGGGCGATCTCGGCCTGGAGGCGTTCGATGAGCCGGCGGACCCGGTCGGGCTCGTCGCGGGTGACGATGGCGCCGACGTGCGGCAGCCGCATCAGCGGGAGCAGCGCGTTCGAGCCGCAGTCGATGCCGTAGACGTGCACGTCGTGCGGGGAGGTCGCGCGGGCCAGGGAGCCGCCCAGCGTGCGCAGCGCCGTCGAGCGGCCCGAGCGGGCGCCGCCGAGCAGCAGGGTGTGCTCACCGTGCACGAGGTCCAGCGCGAGCGGCGTACGGCTCTGCTTGGCCGGCTGGTCGATCAGGCCGTACGGGACCGGCGCCACGTCGGCGCCCTCGGGCGCGGATGCGTACGCCTCCAGCTCCTCCAGCGTCACCTGCTCCGCCAGTGGCGGCAGCCACGGGCTGCGCTGCGGTCCGAAGCCCATGCGCGTCGCCCCGTCGGCCACGGCGTCGACCAGGACGGCCAGGTCGGTGACCATGGTGCCGTCGTCCTCGGCCTCCTGCCGCTTGGGCAGCGGGCGGGCGTAGGCGTTCCACGGCAGGGGGATCAGGGTCGCCTTCGGGCCCGTCTGGCCGGTCGCCGGGCGGCGGCCACCGATCCGGGCCGACTGCACGCCGACCAGGGACTGGGCGCCGGAACGGACGTACATGCGGCCGGGGGTGGACTTGGCGATGGCGCCCGAGTCGGCGGCGTCGATGACGTCCATGGACTCGGAGGCGTCCGTGACGCGCAGGGCGATCCTCAGGTTGGTGTTCGCCCTGATGTCGGCGCTCACCACACCCGCCGGACGCTGGGTGGCCAGCACCAGGTGGACGCCGAGCGAGCGGCCTCGGCGGGCGATGTCGACCAGGCCCGCGATGAAGTCGGGGAGTTCGGCGACAAGCGACGCGAACTCGTCGATGACGAGGACGAGTCGGGGCATCGGCTCCAGCTCGGGGCGGAGCTTGCGGGTGTCGTTGTAGTCCTCGATGTCCTTCGCGGCCGCGTCGAAGAGGATCTTCTCCCGGCGGTGCAGCTCGGCCGCCAGCGAGGCGAGGGCGCGTTCGGTCAGATGGGCGTCGAGGTCGCTGACCATGCCGACCGTGTGGGGCAGCCGGGCGCAGTCCATGAAGGCGCTGCCGCCCTTGTAGTCGATGAGGACGTAGTTGAGGGCGTCCGGGCGGTTGGCCACCGCGAGCGACGCGATGATCGTCTGGAGCAGCTCCGACTTACCGGCACCGGTGGTGCCGGCGACCAGCGCGTGCGGGCCGTCCCTGCGGATGTCCAGGACGAACGGGCCGTCCGCGGCGATGCCGATCGGGGCGGCGGTCGTGGAGCCGCCGGCCTGCCAGATCCGCTCCACGTCGACGCCGGACGGGTTCGCCATGTTCAGCAGGTTCAGCAGCCGGGCCGAGGTCGGCAGCGCGGCGTCGGCGTCGTCGCGGCTGACGTCGCGCACGGGCGCCAGGGAGCGGGCGAGGAGTTCGCACAGCTCGTAGGTGACCTGGTCGGCGAGGATGTCGCCGACGCCCTCCATGCCGTAGCCGCGGACGCGGACGTGGTGCGGGGAGTCGTGGGACCAGGCGACGACGGCCTTGCACTCCTCGGGCAGGAGGCGCTCGTCCTCGTCGATGCAGAGGGCGATGATGCCGTACTGCGGGCCCTCGGTGAGGAGTTGGGGGACGCCGGGCACTCGGCGCAGCAGGCGCGCTCCGTCCAGGATGAGCAGGATGTTGGCGTCCGGGTACAGCTGGCCCATCATGTTCTGCTGTTCCCGGGCCGCCTTGCGCCGGGCCAGTTCGTTCAGCAGCTCGTTGACCCGGCGGGTGATGCCCTCGGCGTCGAAGCCGACGAGGGCCACGCAGTCCTGGCCCTGGTCGGGGTTGGTGTGGGGCAGCCAGTGAACCCAGTGCCATTCGGCGCCCGCCTGCGGGGTGGCCGCCAGGGACACCAGGGAGAGGTCGCGGGGGCTGTGCAGCACCGCCGCCTGGACGGCGGCCCAGCGGGCCGTGGCCAGGGCGCGGGCACGCTCACCGGCGACACCGACGACACCGAGCCGGGTGAAGGGGAGGGTGACCGGAACGTCCGGCAGGACGGGGGGTTCCGGACGGTCCTCGTCGTACCCCGTGCCGCCGCGCCCCATGACGAGCTCGACGTCGGACTCGAGGCCGCCCACGCCGACCCTGAGCAGCATCGCGTCCGGGTCGGTGAGGCGGCGCTCCCAAAGGCGGCGGCGCGGGCCGGTCGCGAAGAGCAGGAGCTCGGCCGGGTCGGGGGCGTCCACGCGACGGGCGCGCTGCTCCTCCTTGCCGAGGACGACGAGTTCGGCCTCGTGTTCCGCGAGATCCTTCTTGTACTGCTTCGCCGAGGTCTTGTCCTTCTTCTTGCCCTCGCGGTTCTCACTGAGCCACTGCGCGGCCATCATCATGGGGCTCATCAGGCAGAACAGCAGCATGTAGATCTGCTTGGTGAGGAAGTACATGCCCAGGCCGAAGAGCATCGGCATGAACGCCAGGATGAACTGGAACCTGGCCTTGTCGCCCTTGGTGGGCGGCACGGGGACGACCAGCCGCCGCCGGGGCCGCAGCGGGTTCAGGCGCGGGGGGCGGTTGTAGGCGAGGCCGCCCTCGCCCATCAGGGACAGATGCGCGTCGGGCTCGGTGACCTGATCGAGGACGAGCAGCGAGTCGCCGACGCGTACGACGCCGCCGAGCGGCCAGGACGCGCCATCCTCCACCGGCTCGTCGTCCAGCAGGACCTCGGTGCCCGCCTCGGGGCTGAGCTTGGTGTCGCCCTTGATGTCGATCGTCACTCGGAGCGCGATCTCCGGCAGTGAAGGGTCCGCGACGGCCAGCGAGCAGCTTTGCCCCGCCCCTACGGTGGCGGCGCCGACGCCCAGCCGGACGACCCGGCCGGAGGCGGGACCGCCCGCCACCCTGAGCTCGTACACGCCGACCGGCTCGCCCTTGCGCAGCAGCGGGCCGATCGAGTCGTCGACCGACACGCGTACGCCGTCCCGCAGGACAGTGGCCGCGGGAGCCGCCGGATCACAGAGCACGCCGTCCGCCCACAAGGACGGCGTTCCGGTCAGCGCCACTCCTTGACCGGGCTGCGCGCCCGGCATGGCTACGACGTTGTGGGGAAGGGCGGTCCGGTGCCCTTCAGCCGTTATGAGTGCCTGCGCAACGTCGCCGGCCGTCGCGGTGTCGTCCGTGTCGACCACCACGTCCTGCGGCTTACCGCCTTCGCCCACGACCGTGACCAGCATCCGCATGGTCGCCATCCTCCCCGTCGGCCCTGCGGCCGGATCTGTTGCGTCAGTGAACGGAGACTACTCAGCAGACACAGTAGTAATGGCCGCTGCGGTGACGGCCACGGGGCTAATCGATCCTCGACAGCCGGGACGTCGGGTTCCCCGACTCCTCGCTGTCCGAGGCGTAGTCGAGGTCATCGCCCACCGGAGTGAGGGTGACCGTCGTGGTCGCCGGGTTGCAGCCCTTGTGGTTGGACTTGGCGCCCACGGAGGTCGCCACGAGCCGCTTGGCGGACACGGACTTCAGAGTCAGTACGTCATTGCAGACGCCGCCGAGGACGTCCGTCTGGCGGAGGGTGCCCAGCTTCTCGCCCGCCTCCGCCTCCTTGACGGTGAGGCGGAAGGTACCGAGGGGAAGCTTGCCATCCAGGGCGACCCCTTGGCCCTCCCAGGTGCCGAGGTAGGGGGCGAGGGTGCCCGCGGGGGTGGCGGCGGAGTCGCTGGGCTCCTGGGAGTAGGACGCTTCGGGTTCTGTCGAACCGGCCTGGTCGGACGCCGAGTTGTCCGGCAGCAGGTCGAATACGAACGTCGAGCCCACCGTCACCGCCGCCAACGCGCCGGCCACCGCCAGCGCCACCGTGCAGCTCATCCGACGGCCCCGCCCACCGGCCCCCGGCACCGAGGTCGCTGCCACGGACACAGACAGCTTGCCGGGCGGCCGAGTGTCCTCCGGTACGGCATCACGCGGCTCGGGAACAACGGGGACGGGAACGTGGACAGGGACCGGTGGCGGCATGACCGGCGGCGGCCCGAAGTCCCCGACAGGAGCCACAGAACCCGTGGCCGCCATCGATGGACTGCTGAACCCCACCGGCCCCGAAGGCTGATCCCCGCCCGCGGCCTCCAGGTTCAGCACCTGCACCGCGCTACGGCTCACCCGCTCCACCAACGCCCCGGGCAGCCACCCCTGAGCCACCAACCCCGCCGCCCCCTGCGGAGCCAGCCTCCGGGCCAGCTCACCCGGAGTGGGCCGGTCGGCAGGCGTCTTGTTCAGGCACGCCTTCACCACCTCCCGCAACTCGCCCTCCAGCGAGCCGAGTTCGGGCTCCTCATGCACCACCTTGTAGAGGAGGGCCGCCGAGGAGTCACCGGGGAAGGGCTGCTCCCCCGTCGCCGCGTACGCCAGCACCGCGCCCAGGGAGAAGACGTCCGCCGCGCCGGTGACGCCCTTGCCGAGGATCTGCTCGGGGGACATGTAGCCGGGCGAGCCGATCGAGACGCCGGTGGAGGTGAGCGACGCCGTGCCGTCCGTGGCGCGGGCGATGCCGAAGTCGATCAGGAGCGGGCCGTCGAGGGTCAGCAGGACGTTGGACGGCTTGACGTCCCGGTGCACAAGCCCCAGTTCGTGCACCGCCGTCAGCGCCTCGGCGAGCCCGGCCCCGAGCACTCGTACCGTGTGCTCGGGCAGCGCGCCGGAGTCGGTCACCGCTGCCGTCAGGGACGGCCCCGCCGCGTACGCCGTCGCGACCCACGGCACCGACGCCTCCGGGTCGGCGTCCAGGACGGGTGCCGTCCACGCGCCGCCGACCCGGCGCGCGGCCTCGACCTCACGCCGGAAGCGGGCCCGGAACTCCTCGTCGAGCGCGAAGTGCGGATGCACGATCTTGACGGCGACCGTGCGGCCACCGGCGCTACGGCCCAGGTAGACCCGGCCCATGCCACCGGAGCCGAGCCGGCCGAGCAGCCGGTACGGCCCCACGGTGGTCGGCTCGTCGACTCCGAGCGGCTGCATGACGCCCTCCCCCGTAGACACAGAAGCCCGTAGACACAGAAGCCCCCGTAAGACTCCCCAGCAGACTACGACTTCACGGCTGAAGCAGATCCACCTTCACATCCGCCGCAAACCCCGTAGTCGGCCCCACCCTCCGCGCGAACTCCGCCACCGCCGCCAACTGCGGAGCCCCGAAGCGGAAGTCGAGGGTTGTGAAGTAGCGCTCCAGGACGTGCTCGTCGAAGGCCTCCCAGCGGGACGCCTGTTCGGCGACCTTGCCGACCTCCTCCAGGGAGAGGTTGCGGGAGGCGAGGAAGGCCTCGTGGACCTTGCGGGTGATCAGGGGCTCGCGCTCCAGGTAGTCCCGGCGGGCTGCCCACACGGCGAAGACGAACGGCAGGCCCGTCCACTCCTTCCACAGGGCGCCGAGGTCATGGACCTCCAGGCCGTAGCGCGGGCCGTCCAGCAGGTTCGCCCGCAGTGCCGCGTCGCCGATCAGTACGGCCGCGTCCGCCTCCTGCATCATCAGGCTGAGGTCGGGCGGGCAGGTGTAGTAGTCGGGGCGCACGCCGTAGCGGTCGGACAGGAGGAGTTGGGCCAGGCGGACCGAGGTGCGCGAGGTGGAGCCCAGGGCGACGCGGGCGCCGTCCAGCTTCTCCAGCGGGACCTGCGAGACGATCACGCACGACATCACCGGTCCGTCGCAGCCGACCGCGATGTCGGGGAAGGCGACCAGGTCGTCGGCGTTCTTGAGGAACTCGACCAGGGTGATGGGCCCGATGTCGAGGTCTCCCTGCACCAGCTGCTCGCTGAGCTTCTCCGGGGTGTCCTTGGTCAGCTCGAAGTCGAGGAGCGTGCCCGTTCTCGCGAGCCCCCAGTACAGGGGCAGGCAGTTCAGGAACTGGATGTGGCCGACGCGCGGCCGGGTGCGAGAATTGTCCACATCGCGAGGCTAGACCCTTTGAGGTACGCTCCAGAATCCGGCCCCGACGTCAACCCATTTTCGGGATCTTCAAACGTCCGGGTGACGTGATCTTGACCTCTATTGCTTTCGGCTGCCCGCGTGCTAGGCTCGCCGCAAGTTGCAGTTTGGTTTCCCTTGCAGTACAGAGCCTGCGGAGCATGTAACCGCGGGCTCTAGTCGTTTTCAGACGTATGCAGTGCGGCATTTGCTCTCACACTTGCAGGTTCTGGAGCAGGGCAACCCTTTGGGCCCAAGGAGGGCTTATGGCTACCGGAACCGTGAAGTGGTTCAACGCCGAAAAGGGCTTTGGCTTCATCGCCCAGGAGGGCGGCGGCCCCGACGTCTTCGTCCACTACTCCGCGATCAACGCGAGCGGCTTCCGTTCGCTGGAGGAGAACCAGCAGGTCTCCTTCGACGTGACCCAGGGCCCGAAGGGCCCGCAGGCGGAGAACGTCACCCCCGTCTGAGGCGATCCTCGTCTCTGATCCGGACCTGAGAGCAGTACCCAAGGAGCCCCGCGCCGCAAGGTGCCGGGGCTCCTGCCTTTTTGCCGCGATATACCTACACGTGCTGCATGACCAGCACGAACGTCGTCCCGGGCGCCAGCGCCTCGTACGAGTGCGGCACATCCGCGCGGTACGACATGTAGTCGCCCGGCGCGAGTTCGACCTCCTCGCCCGCCGGACCGGCCTTCACCCGCCCCGTGCTCACGATCAGATGCTCCACCGAACCCGGAATGTGCGGCTCCGACTCCCGGGCGGCGCCGGGCTCGGCCCGCAGGTGGTAGATGTCCCGGCGAGCCCCGGGCGGACTGGCGGAGAGCAGGGTGGCCGCGTACTCGGCCTTCTCCGACGCCACGGTCGGCCCCTGACCTGCGCGGATCACCTGTACGGCCGGTGTCGGCGGCTCCACCAGCGCGCTGAACGGCACGCCCAGGGCGACACCGAGCGCCCAGAGCGTCTCCACGCTCGGGTTTCCGCTCGCCGCCTCCAGCTGGGAGAGCGTGGACTTGGCGATTCCGGCGCGTTTGGCCAGCTCGGAGAGGGAGAGGCCGGTGCGGGCGCGTTCCCTGCGCAGAGAGGAGGCGATCCAGTCGAGGGGGAGCCGGGGCGGGGTGTCGGCCATGTCGTTCGCTCCATCGGTACGATCGTTCGCCTTGACGGACGAGGGGTCTGCTGTCCATCGTAGAGAACATGCGTACGGCAGAGCGAACAGCGCGGGTGTCCCGTGAGCTGGCCCGGGATGCGTCCCTGGTCTGGGTCGCGAGCGGGGTGGTGGGGGTTTCCTTCGGGGCGATCGCGGTGGGCGGGGGGTTGCCCGTCTGGGTGCCCGTCGTGATGTCGGTGCTCGTGTACGCGGGATCGGCGCAGTTCAGCGCCGTGGGAGTACTGCTCGCCGGGGGCGGTCCGTTGGCCGCTGCCGCGACCGGGCTGCTGCTCAACACCCGTACCGCCGCCTTCAGCCTGGCCGTGGCGGACATCCTCGGTTCCGGCGGCCGGCTGTCCCGGCTGCTCGGCGCCCATCTGGTGACGGACGAGACGGTGGCGTTCGCGCTGGCCCAGGCGGACGCGGAACGGCGGCGGGCCGCGTTCTGGGTTTCCGGGGTCGGGCTGTTCGTGGTGTGGAACGTCGGGGTCCTGGCGGGCGCGCTCGCGGGCACGGCCCTCGGCGATACGGCGGTCTACGGACTGGACGCGGCCTTCCCCGCGGTCCTGGTCGCGCTGGTCCTGCCGACCCTGCGCGAGGACGCGGCCGTGCGCAGGTGCGCGGTGGTCGGGGCGGCGGTCGCGCTGGCCGTGTCGTCGGTGGTCCCGGCGGGGGTGCCGGTGCTGCTCGCGCTGGCGGGGCTGCTGTTCTACGGCCGTAAAGCGGGTGCGGCATGAGCGCGACCGTCGCCATGATCCTGGCGCTGGCCGTCGGGACCTACGCCTTCCGGCTGGTCGGGCCCGTGCTGCACGGCCGGGTGGAGCTGTCCTCCCGGGTGCGGGAGCTGCTGTCCGCCGGGGCGGTGGTGCTGCTGGCGGCGCTGCTGGCGACGGGGGCCCTGACGGAGGGCGGCGGGTTCGCGGGCTGGGCCCGCCCGGCCGGGGTACTCGTCGGAGGCGTACTGGCGTGGCGGAAGGCGCCGTTCGTGGTGGTGGTCCTGGGCGCGGCAGGGGTCGCGGCGGGCTTGCGGTGGCTGGGAGTGCCGTAAAGCCATCCCAGCCCTCCCGATGAGAGCCCTCCCAGTGTCCTCCCGATGAGTTTCGGGCGGGGCACGGGTCTCCACTCACGGGCGTCGATGCGACGCTGCCCGCATACGAGACCGAGACCGCTCGGAGGACGTCATGACGACCACCCCGCTCCCCGGCCGTCCGCCCATCGTGGATCTGGACGCCTGGCGCACCGCCCG from Streptomyces davaonensis JCM 4913 encodes the following:
- a CDS encoding menaquinone biosynthetic enzyme MqnA/MqnD family protein — encoded protein: MDNSRTRPRVGHIQFLNCLPLYWGLARTGTLLDFELTKDTPEKLSEQLVQGDLDIGPITLVEFLKNADDLVAFPDIAVGCDGPVMSCVIVSQVPLEKLDGARVALGSTSRTSVRLAQLLLSDRYGVRPDYYTCPPDLSLMMQEADAAVLIGDAALRANLLDGPRYGLEVHDLGALWKEWTGLPFVFAVWAARRDYLEREPLITRKVHEAFLASRNLSLEEVGKVAEQASRWEAFDEHVLERYFTTLDFRFGAPQLAAVAEFARRVGPTTGFAADVKVDLLQP
- a CDS encoding FtsK/SpoIIIE domain-containing protein: MRMLVTVVGEGGKPQDVVVDTDDTATAGDVAQALITAEGHRTALPHNVVAMPGAQPGQGVALTGTPSLWADGVLCDPAAPAATVLRDGVRVSVDDSIGPLLRKGEPVGVYELRVAGGPASGRVVRLGVGAATVGAGQSCSLAVADPSLPEIALRVTIDIKGDTKLSPEAGTEVLLDDEPVEDGASWPLGGVVRVGDSLLVLDQVTEPDAHLSLMGEGGLAYNRPPRLNPLRPRRRLVVPVPPTKGDKARFQFILAFMPMLFGLGMYFLTKQIYMLLFCLMSPMMMAAQWLSENREGKKKDKTSAKQYKKDLAEHEAELVVLGKEEQRARRVDAPDPAELLLFATGPRRRLWERRLTDPDAMLLRVGVGGLESDVELVMGRGGTGYDEDRPEPPVLPDVPVTLPFTRLGVVGVAGERARALATARWAAVQAAVLHSPRDLSLVSLAATPQAGAEWHWVHWLPHTNPDQGQDCVALVGFDAEGITRRVNELLNELARRKAAREQQNMMGQLYPDANILLILDGARLLRRVPGVPQLLTEGPQYGIIALCIDEDERLLPEECKAVVAWSHDSPHHVRVRGYGMEGVGDILADQVTYELCELLARSLAPVRDVSRDDADAALPTSARLLNLLNMANPSGVDVERIWQAGGSTTAAPIGIAADGPFVLDIRRDGPHALVAGTTGAGKSELLQTIIASLAVANRPDALNYVLIDYKGGSAFMDCARLPHTVGMVSDLDAHLTERALASLAAELHRREKILFDAAAKDIEDYNDTRKLRPELEPMPRLVLVIDEFASLVAELPDFIAGLVDIARRGRSLGVHLVLATQRPAGVVSADIRANTNLRIALRVTDASESMDVIDAADSGAIAKSTPGRMYVRSGAQSLVGVQSARIGGRRPATGQTGPKATLIPLPWNAYARPLPKRQEAEDDGTMVTDLAVLVDAVADGATRMGFGPQRSPWLPPLAEQVTLEELEAYASAPEGADVAPVPYGLIDQPAKQSRTPLALDLVHGEHTLLLGGARSGRSTALRTLGGSLARATSPHDVHVYGIDCGSNALLPLMRLPHVGAIVTRDEPDRVRRLIERLQAEIARRQQLLAMEGASSAAEQRATAAPEDRLPWMVLLLDSWEGFSSTFESYNYGQLLDAAQRIFREGSAVGLKVVMTADRSGLSGHVSSAFRDRMVLRFADPNDYSTAGLQAREVPKNMPPGRALRITDTGVDSTQIGLLAEDPAGQAQVRALRDIAEEARTRYPRIPVARRPLRVDALPQRITASEALALDPDFTAPSRLWSLICVGGDELQPLGIDLEENGPGFVIAGPPKSGRSTLLLAATESLLRAGTPVVLVTPRRSPLRDLEGREGVLGVLNADSRGDDLEDLVEGVSDGTYVVIVDDAELLYDTNLDEALETVIRKGADGGLGVIAAGTTDSLSGQYRGFAVEARKSRNGLLLTPQTPSDGELFGIRLPANSGGGPAGSGLFVSGGSFMPVQAVMNG
- a CDS encoding AzlD domain-containing protein, translated to MSATVAMILALAVGTYAFRLVGPVLHGRVELSSRVRELLSAGAVVLLAALLATGALTEGGGFAGWARPAGVLVGGVLAWRKAPFVVVVLGAAGVAAGLRWLGVP
- a CDS encoding cold-shock protein yields the protein MATGTVKWFNAEKGFGFIAQEGGGPDVFVHYSAINASGFRSLEENQQVSFDVTQGPKGPQAENVTPV
- a CDS encoding serine/threonine-protein kinase; this encodes MQPLGVDEPTTVGPYRLLGRLGSGGMGRVYLGRSAGGRTVAVKIVHPHFALDEEFRARFRREVEAARRVGGAWTAPVLDADPEASVPWVATAYAAGPSLTAAVTDSGALPEHTVRVLGAGLAEALTAVHELGLVHRDVKPSNVLLTLDGPLLIDFGIARATDGTASLTSTGVSIGSPGYMSPEQILGKGVTGAADVFSLGAVLAYAATGEQPFPGDSSAALLYKVVHEEPELGSLEGELREVVKACLNKTPADRPTPGELARRLAPQGAAGLVAQGWLPGALVERVSRSAVQVLNLEAAGGDQPSGPVGFSSPSMAATGSVAPVGDFGPPPVMPPPVPVHVPVPVVPEPRDAVPEDTRPPGKLSVSVAATSVPGAGGRGRRMSCTVALAVAGALAAVTVGSTFVFDLLPDNSASDQAGSTEPEASYSQEPSDSAATPAGTLAPYLGTWEGQGVALDGKLPLGTFRLTVKEAEAGEKLGTLRQTDVLGGVCNDVLTLKSVSAKRLVATSVGAKSNHKGCNPATTTVTLTPVGDDLDYASDSEESGNPTSRLSRID
- a CDS encoding AzlC family ABC transporter permease codes for the protein MRTAERTARVSRELARDASLVWVASGVVGVSFGAIAVGGGLPVWVPVVMSVLVYAGSAQFSAVGVLLAGGGPLAAAATGLLLNTRTAAFSLAVADILGSGGRLSRLLGAHLVTDETVAFALAQADAERRRAAFWVSGVGLFVVWNVGVLAGALAGTALGDTAVYGLDAAFPAVLVALVLPTLREDAAVRRCAVVGAAVALAVSSVVPAGVPVLLALAGLLFYGRKAGAA
- a CDS encoding helix-turn-helix domain-containing protein translates to MADTPPRLPLDWIASSLRRERARTGLSLSELAKRAGIAKSTLSQLEAASGNPSVETLWALGVALGVPFSALVEPPTPAVQVIRAGQGPTVASEKAEYAATLLSASPPGARRDIYHLRAEPGAARESEPHIPGSVEHLIVSTGRVKAGPAGEEVELAPGDYMSYRADVPHSYEALAPGTTFVLVMQHV